A single region of the Triticum dicoccoides isolate Atlit2015 ecotype Zavitan chromosome 2B, WEW_v2.0, whole genome shotgun sequence genome encodes:
- the LOC119365669 gene encoding B3 domain-containing protein Os11g0156000-like, which produces MAMHPLAQGHPQAWPWGVAMYTNIHYHHQYEREHLFEKSLTPSDVGKLNRLVIPKQHAERYFPLNGEDSPGDKDLLLSFEDEAGKPWRFRYSYWTSSQSYVLTKGWSRYVKEKQLDAGDIVHFERVRGLGTGDRLFIHCRRRGESAPPPPVRVPPPALNAGEQQPWSPMCYSTSGSYPTSPANSHAYRRSVEQDHSEMLHAGDSPREADAKSSTASGPPSRRLRLFGVNLDCGPEPEAEAATPMYGYTHQSPYAAAVATVPTYWGSS; this is translated from the exons ATGGCCATGCATCCTCTTGCCCAGGGGCACCCGCAAGCCTGGCCATGGGGGGTAGCCATGTACACGAACATACACTACCACCACCAGTACGAGAGAGAGCACCTGTTCGAGAAATCCTTGACGCCCAGTGACGTGGGCAAGCTCAACAGGCTGGTGATCCCCAAGCAGCACGCGGAGAGGTACTTCCCCCTCAACGGTGAAGACTCCCCCGGTGACAAGGACCTGCTCCTGTCTTTCGAGGACGAGGCCGGCAAGCCGTGGCGGTTCCGGTACTCGTACTGGACGAGCAGCCAGAGCTACGTTCTCACCAAGGGCTGGAGCAGGTACGTCAAGGAGAAGCAGCTTGACGCCGGAGACATCGTGCACTTCGAGAGGGTGCGCGGCCTTGGCACAGGCGACCGGCTCTTCATCCACTGCAGGCGCCGTGGCGAGAGCGCGCCGCCACCACCTGTCCGCGTACCTCCGCCCGCTCTGAACGCCGGGGAGCAGCAGCCTTGGAGCCCGATGTGCTATAGCACATCAGGATCATACCCTACCAGCCCTGCCAACTCCCATGCCTATCGCCGCTCCGTGGAGCAAGATCACAGCGAGATGCTGCATGCAG GTGACTCGCCGAGAGAGGCAGACGCCAAGAGCAGCACGGCATCGGGGCCGCCGTCGAGACGTCTACGGCTGTTTGGCGTCAACCTCGACTGCGGTCCGGAGCCAGAGGCAGAGGCAGCAACGCCAATGTACGGCTACACCCACCAGAGCCCCTACGCTGCAGCAGTGGCCACGGTGCCAACTTACTG GGGCAGTTCATAA